From Uloborus diversus isolate 005 chromosome 8, Udiv.v.3.1, whole genome shotgun sequence, a single genomic window includes:
- the LOC129228005 gene encoding uncharacterized protein LOC129228005: MSAVNSDNKQISSTLSIEAESFTPGKMCNSDESKNNARLSGELPSIYTGTTSLQVEERVSRGENKEVLLCTVLIKALDSSGRFQLCRALLDPGSQANFITEDCVNRLGLGRKKANIAVSCLGATAARTNGLVDLEFSPHFDSKPKLKSSAFVMNKIVGNLPHTSIDVRIQEAFKDLVLADPSFHKSARIDILLGIDIFLQVLKGEISNRGDGYPSAVRSSFGWIISGSVNLFRDNVPLVLNNIDIDTNELISKFWELDSVPSVSFLSSAEKACEEHFKNTHSRAEDGKYIVKLPFHTSPKELGESRQHALRRLNAVERSLSSNPAKYKQYQDFMKEYLELKHMEPVPETDYAKSEAYYIPHFPVLRESSTTTKLRVVFDASSKSSSGYSLNDLLMVGPRLQLELYPILLRFRTFPVAVCADVEKMFRQIRVHPEDVDWQRILWRSNLEEPVKEYRLLTVTYGTASAPFLSTRTIHQLALDEKDSYPLASNATLNHFYVDDLLSGASSEEEASELVKQLKTMMAKGGFNLRKWKSNNTNVIKEFLDEEEAANLETEVKVLEACLNSRPLTALSSDPLDLSALTPAHFLVGGPIHQFPEPSTSSRASSLSERWKLIQRLRLDFWNRWSRDYLHTLQPRSKWWKEQPNLKVGDIVLVHRENAAPLEWTLGRIVELFPGTDGSV; this comes from the exons ATGAGTGCAGTGAATTCGGACAATAAACAAATCTCTAGTACCCTCTCTATTGAAGCTGAATCTTTTACTCCAGGAAAAATGTGCAattctgatgaaagtaaaaataacgcTAGGCTTTCCGGTGAACTTCCTAGCATCTACACAGGTACTACTTCTCTTCAAGTGGAAGAAAGAGTATCTAGAGGTGAAAATAAAGAAGTATTACTATGTACAGTTCTTATCAAGGCTTTAGATTCTTCTGGGAGGTTTCAGTTATGTCGTGCCTTATTAGACCCTGGTAGTCAAGCTAATTTTATTACTGAAGATTGTGTTAATCGACTTGGATTAGGTAGAAAAAAGGCAAACATAGCGGTGTCATGCCTTGGCGCTACTGCCGCTCGTACTAATGGTCTTGTAGACTTGGAGTTTTCTCCGCATTTCGATTctaagccaaagcttaaaagtTCAGCATttgtaatgaataaaattgtgggaaatcTACCGCACACATCAATTGATGTTAGAAttcaagaagccttcaaggatcTAGTACTCGCAGACCCCTCTTTTCATAAGTCAGCTCGAATTGACATTTTGCTTGGTATAGATATTTTCCTTCAAGTGTTAAAAGGTGAAATTAGCAACAGAGGTGATGGGTATCCCTCAGCAGTTCGTTCTTCTTTTGGCTGGATCATTTCAGGATCTGTCAATTTATTTAGGGATAATGTTCCACTTGTGTTAAATAATATAGATATTGATACTAATGAACTTATTTCTAAGTTTTGGGAGTTGGACTCGGTGCCATCTGTTAGTTTTCTATCAAGTGCTGAGAAGGCTTGTGaggaacatttcaaaaatactcATTCTAGGGCTGAGGATGGAAAATACATAGTAAAATTGCCTTTCCACACCTCTCCAAAAGAATTAGGTGAATCTAGACAGCATGCTTTACGCAGGTTGAATGCAGTTGAACGTTCCTTAAGCTCAAACCCGGCAAAATATAAACAGTACCAGGATTTTATGAAGGAATATCTTGAACTGAAACACATGGAACCTGTTCCCGAAACTGATTATGCAAAGAGTGAAGCATATTACATTCCTCATTTTCCAGTTTTGAGAGAGTCTAGTACAACAACGAAATTGAGGGTGGTGTTTGATGCATCGTCCAAATCATCATCAGGATACTCCCTAAATGATCTATTGATGGTGGGCCCACGCTTGCAGTTGGAATTGTATCCCATTCTACTTCGATTCAGAACATTTCCAGTTGCAGTCTGTGCCGATGTGGAGAAAATGTTTCGACAAATAAGGGTACATCCTGAAGACGTAGATTGGCAGAGAATTTTGTGGAGAAGTAATTTAGAAGAACCGGTAAAAGAATACAGATTGCTCACGGTAACGTATGGAACTGCAAGTGCGCCATTTCTCTCCACGAGAACAATACATCAGCTTGCCTTAGACGAGAAGGATAGCTATCCCCTTGCTTCAAACGCTACATTGAATCATTTTTACGTTGATGACCTTTTAAGTGGTGCGTCATCGGAAGAAGAAGCATCAGAGCTTGTGAAGCAGTTAAAGACTATGATGGCAAAGGGAGGATTTAATCTTCGTAAGTGGAAATCTAATAACACCAACGTGATTAAAGAATTCCTAGATGAAGAAGAGGCTGCAAACTTAGAAACTGAAGTTAAGGTTCTTG AGGCCTGTCTCAACTCCAGACCTCTTACCGCATTATCATCCGACCCATTAGACCTCAGTGCCCTGACTCCAGCTCATTTTCTTGTTGGGGGTCCCATTCACCAATTTCCTGAGCCAAGTACTTCATCTAGAGCTTCTTCTCTCTCTGAGAGATGGAAGCTCATTCAGAGACTTCGCCTGGATTTCTGGAACCGCTGGTCAAGAGATTATCTTCATACTCTTCAACCTCGCTCCAAGTGGTGGAAGGAGCAGCCAAATTTGAAAGTTGGGGACATTGTTCTAGTTCACAGAGAAAATGCCGCGCCACTAGAGTGGACTCTTGGTCggattgttgaactttttcccggaACTGATGGAAGCGTCTGA